The Deltaproteobacteria bacterium PRO3 genome has a window encoding:
- a CDS encoding ATP-binding cassette domain-containing protein: MKAKPPVLEIRDLFIRRDAPILQGVSWRVEAGRHCAILGPNGSGKTSLLAALTAYLTPSSGEIRLFGKRYGEHDWRELRKSVGLVGSALRAMLRFEEPALHAVLSGKEAMVNFWGESTDEERKRARVLLKQVGCGGLEERAWGLLSQGEQQRVLIARAFMARPKLLILDEPCAGLDMAAREHFLAFLEAWGRKVGAPTLVLVTHHVEEITPMFREVLILK; encoded by the coding sequence ATGAAAGCCAAGCCCCCCGTTTTGGAAATCCGCGATCTCTTCATCCGCCGCGACGCGCCCATCCTGCAAGGGGTCTCCTGGCGGGTCGAGGCGGGGCGCCACTGCGCGATCCTCGGCCCCAACGGATCGGGGAAGACCTCGCTCTTGGCGGCCCTCACCGCCTACCTGACGCCCAGTTCCGGCGAGATCCGCCTCTTCGGCAAACGCTACGGCGAGCACGATTGGCGCGAGTTGCGCAAGTCCGTCGGACTGGTAGGCTCCGCCTTGCGCGCGATGCTGCGCTTCGAGGAGCCGGCCCTGCACGCAGTCCTGAGTGGCAAGGAGGCCATGGTCAATTTTTGGGGAGAGAGCACAGACGAGGAGCGAAAGCGGGCGCGTGTTTTGCTCAAGCAGGTCGGTTGCGGCGGCTTGGAAGAACGGGCCTGGGGCCTGCTTTCGCAGGGCGAGCAGCAGCGGGTCTTGATCGCACGCGCGTTCATGGCGCGGCCGAAGCTGTTGATCCTGGACGAGCCCTGCGCCGGCCTCGACATGGCGGCCCGCGAGCATTTTTTGGCCTTCCTGGAGGCTTGGGGCCGGAAGGTCGGCGCCCCGACCCTCGTCTTGGTCACGCATCACGTCGAGGAGATCACGCCGATGTTCCGCGAGGTCCTGATCCTGAAAG